In one Gossypium hirsutum isolate 1008001.06 chromosome D09, Gossypium_hirsutum_v2.1, whole genome shotgun sequence genomic region, the following are encoded:
- the LOC107890610 gene encoding protein RGF1 INDUCIBLE TRANSCRIPTION FACTOR 1 translates to MGAGGPDEEDNRWPPWLKPLLREHFFVQCKLHVDSHKSECNMYCLDCMNGALCSFCLADHKDHRYIQIRRSSYHDVIRVSEIQKYLDISGVQTYVINSAKVVFINERPQPRPGKGVINTCEVCERSLVDNFRFCSLGCKVVGTSKDFQKKKRQMGMASDSEDSYSSSSSHRNYLKNSNNNNNNKVQSFSPSTPPPTSVNYRTAKRRKGIPHRAPMAGLIIEY, encoded by the exons ATG GGTGCTGGTGGGCCTGATGAAGAAGACAACAGGTGGCCGCCATGGTTAAAACCTTTGTTAAGGGAACATTTCTTTGTTCAATGCAAGCTTCATGTTGATTCTCACAAGAGTGAATGCAATATGTACTGCTTAGATTGTATGAATGGCGCTCTCTGCTCTTTTTGCTTAGCTGATCACAAGGACCATCGTTATATTCAG ATAAGAAGGTCTTCATACCATGATGTGATAAGGGTGTCTGAGATTCAAAAATACCTAGACATATCTGGAGTTCAAACATATGTTATCAACAGTGCTAAGGTTGTTTTCATCAATGAAAGGCCACAGCCAAGGCCTGGAAAGGGTGTCATCAACACCTGTGAAGTCTGTGAGCGTAGCCTTGTCGACAACTTCAGATTTTGCTCTCTCGGTTGCAAg GTAGTTGGCACTTCAAAGGATTTCCAGAAGAAGAAGAGGCAAATGGGAATGGCATCAGATTCAGAGGATTCatacagcagcagcagcagccatCGAAATTATCTCAAGaacagcaacaacaacaacaacaacaaagtcCAAAGCTTTAGCCCATCAACACCCCCACCAACATCGGTTAATTACCGAACTGCTAAACGAAGAAAGGGGATTCCACATAGAGCCCCAATGGCAGGTCTAATCATAGAATATTAA